CTGGGCCGGAACCGCCGTTCTGACCAAGGTCATCCTTGTGCCGCTGATCATGTACAAGGCCCTTGGCGCCATGAACGACCCCGAAGCGCAGGGAATGGTCATTCCCACATCCGTGGTTGTCATTCTTGCCGCAGTTCTTCTGCTCCTGTGCCACTTTGTGGTGAGCACTGTGCAGGTGCCCATTATCACGCAGCACGGGCTTGAACCTGTACTGGCCGTATCGCTTGGGCATTTCATGATCGGCGTTATGTGCATTGTTGTGCAGCGCAACATCATCAAACAGATATTCGGCTATTGCCTGATGGAAAACGGCGCGCACATGACCCTGGCCCTGCTGGCCAATCAGGCCCCGCATCTTGTGGAAATAGGTATTTCCACAGACGCCATCTTCGCGGTCATCATCATGGTTTACATGGTACGCCGCATTTTCACCACCATGAACACGTTGCGCGCGCATGATCTTTCCGCGCTGAAGGGGTGAGCCATGAATGCCATGACCAACAGCAGCCCCATGCTTTTTTGCCTGCTGCTCGCAGCCCCATTGGTCACATCGCTGCTGTGCTTTGCCTGCGCCTTTTGCGGGCGCGGCATACGAACTGTGGTCAACATCATTAACACGGCAGGCTGTGCGGCCCTTCTGGCCACCGCTTTTGGACTGGTGAGCGCGGTCTACGAACATGGCCCGCTCTTTGCCGCCGGCAAGTGGATGTACCTCGACAGCCTCTCGGCCATCTTCCTTGCCGT
This DNA window, taken from Desulfovibrio sp. 86, encodes the following:
- the hyfE gene encoding hydrogenase 4 membrane subunit; the encoded protein is MLSSSIIINNLAGLLVVTSLMVVTCKKATTSALLYAVQSAVLVLSFIALAGLMQAHELYTWAGTAVLTKVILVPLIMYKALGAMNDPEAQGMVIPTSVVVILAAVLLLLCHFVVSTVQVPIITQHGLEPVLAVSLGHFMIGVMCIVVQRNIIKQIFGYCLMENGAHMTLALLANQAPHLVEIGISTDAIFAVIIMVYMVRRIFTTMNTLRAHDLSALKG